The following proteins come from a genomic window of Proteinivorax hydrogeniformans:
- the plsX gene encoding phosphate acyltransferase PlsX → MKIALDVMGGDNAPDSTIEGGLDALKECDDIFIYFVGPSTKINEKLDEFGVDDIKDRFEVVEASEVITNEEKPVEAIRKKKDSSLVKAVSLVRDNEADTAVTAGSTGAFMAAGYFVLRRIKGIDRPALAPIFPSASGYTIVLDVGSNMDAKPEHLLQYAKMGSIYAKGVFKIEKPTVGLLNVGTEEGKGNELTKKAYDLLKEADDINFKGNIEARDVPGGAVDVVVCDGFVGNVMLKFMEGAASFIFGSLKKEITKSFSRKVGAVMLKSAFSDFAKQMDYTEHGGAPLLGVKGALIKSHGSSDAKAIKNAILKQGKGLIESKVLEQFNNTI, encoded by the coding sequence ATTAAAATAGCATTAGATGTAATGGGGGGAGACAACGCACCTGATTCAACTATAGAAGGTGGCCTTGATGCATTAAAGGAATGTGATGATATTTTCATCTATTTTGTCGGACCTAGCACTAAAATTAACGAAAAACTAGATGAATTTGGTGTAGATGATATTAAAGACCGTTTTGAAGTAGTTGAGGCTTCTGAGGTAATTACGAATGAGGAAAAACCGGTAGAAGCAATAAGAAAAAAGAAAGATTCTTCACTTGTTAAAGCGGTTTCTCTAGTTAGAGATAATGAGGCAGATACAGCAGTAACAGCTGGCAGCACCGGTGCTTTTATGGCTGCTGGCTACTTTGTGCTAAGAAGAATAAAAGGTATAGATAGACCAGCTTTAGCTCCAATTTTTCCTTCAGCAAGTGGCTATACCATAGTATTAGATGTAGGCTCAAATATGGATGCGAAACCAGAGCACCTTTTACAATACGCTAAAATGGGCTCTATTTATGCTAAAGGCGTCTTTAAAATAGAAAAACCTACAGTAGGCTTATTAAATGTTGGAACAGAAGAAGGTAAAGGAAACGAACTGACAAAAAAAGCATATGATCTTTTAAAAGAAGCAGATGATATCAATTTTAAAGGAAACATAGAAGCTAGAGATGTGCCAGGTGGCGCAGTTGATGTAGTTGTATGCGATGGGTTTGTCGGGAACGTGATGTTAAAGTTCATGGAAGGGGCAGCCTCGTTTATATTTGGGTCGCTAAAAAAAGAAATTACAAAAAGCTTTAGCAGAAAAGTAGGTGCTGTTATGTTGAAGTCTGCATTTTCGGATTTTGCCAAGCAGATGGACTACACTGAGCACGGTGGAGCACCCCTTTTAGGAGTAAAAGGTGCGCTTATAAAAAGTCATGGTTCCTCAGATGCTAAGGCTATAAAGAATGCAATTTTGAAGCAAGGAAAAGGGCTAATAGAATCTAAGGTGTTAGAGCAGTTTAATAATACTATTTAA
- the rpmF gene encoding 50S ribosomal protein L32 — protein MAVPKRRHSKARQAKRRANWKLNIPGSVSCPQCHEPKLPHRVCPECGFYKGKQVIEVNDK, from the coding sequence ATGGCAGTACCAAAGCGTAGACATTCAAAAGCTCGTCAGGCAAAAAGAAGAGCTAACTGGAAATTGAATATACCAGGCAGTGTAAGCTGTCCGCAATGTCATGAACCAAAATTACCTCATAGAGTGTGCCCAGAATGTGGATTCTATAAAGGTAAACAAGTTATTGAAGTTAATGATAAATAG
- a CDS encoding DUF177 domain-containing protein codes for MVNNLLTIDLMELETEKNLTKKYDYTLPEGSFNLGVPNVDLVEPIVVSVVVSKEEQTYLVEGYMRTQLKLPCDRCLSLDKLELDESFKKKVLVTDEQVDLKEEDAEGFYRISVARLQLQELLQEVIEFAIPSKFLCQKDCLGLCNNCGTNLNESQCDCDKESIDPRLAVLKKFYNEE; via the coding sequence GTGGTAAATAATCTTTTAACAATTGATTTAATGGAGCTAGAAACTGAAAAAAATTTGACTAAAAAGTATGACTATACTTTGCCTGAGGGTTCTTTTAATCTAGGAGTACCCAATGTTGACTTAGTTGAGCCGATCGTTGTTTCGGTAGTGGTTTCTAAAGAAGAACAAACATACTTAGTTGAAGGATATATGCGAACTCAGTTAAAACTTCCTTGTGATAGATGCTTAAGTCTAGACAAGCTAGAGTTGGATGAATCTTTTAAAAAGAAGGTTTTAGTAACCGATGAGCAAGTTGACTTAAAGGAAGAGGATGCTGAAGGATTCTATCGAATCTCGGTTGCACGCCTTCAGTTGCAAGAACTATTACAAGAAGTGATAGAGTTTGCCATACCTTCTAAATTTTTGTGCCAAAAAGATTGTTTAGGGTTATGTAATAACTGCGGTACAAATCTTAATGAAAGTCAGTGTGATTGTGATAAGGAGAGTATCGATCCAAGACTGGCTGTTCTAAAAAAATTCTATAATGAAGAATAG
- a CDS encoding acetate kinase — protein sequence MKILVVNCGSSSLKYQLFDMKNEDVLAKGLVERIGLEGAQLVHQPGQSDKVKIPAEISNHKIAIKMVIETLVDDSVGVISKMDEIQAVGHRVVHGGEEFSESVLINDKVMDAINKCIDLAPLHNPPNIMGIEACSEVLPGVEQVAVFDTAFHQTMPEKSFIYGLPYEAYEEHAIRRYGFHGTSHKFVTQQAAKLLNKNVEDLKLITCHLGNGASIAAIDGGQVVDTSMGLTPLEGLVMGTRCGDIDPAIVPFLMKKLDLDADGLNNYMNKKSGVMGISGVSSDFRDLEEASEKGNKRAALALDIFSHRVQKYIGSYAAVLNGVDAIVFTAGLGENSPETREQVLSSFTYLGVEVDKEKNNVRGKATDFSAEGSKVKTLLIPTNEELMIARDTKNLVG from the coding sequence ATGAAAATTTTAGTAGTAAACTGTGGAAGTTCTTCTTTGAAATATCAGTTATTTGATATGAAAAATGAAGATGTCTTAGCAAAGGGGTTAGTGGAAAGAATTGGTTTAGAGGGTGCCCAGCTTGTGCATCAGCCTGGGCAGTCTGACAAGGTGAAAATACCTGCTGAAATTAGCAACCATAAAATTGCTATAAAGATGGTTATAGAAACCTTAGTAGATGATTCTGTAGGTGTTATTAGCAAAATGGATGAGATTCAGGCAGTAGGGCATAGAGTTGTGCACGGTGGAGAAGAGTTTTCTGAATCTGTACTTATCAATGATAAGGTAATGGACGCTATAAACAAATGTATTGATTTAGCTCCGTTACATAACCCACCTAACATTATGGGTATAGAAGCTTGCTCAGAAGTTTTACCAGGCGTTGAGCAGGTAGCTGTTTTCGACACTGCTTTCCATCAAACAATGCCGGAGAAGTCTTTCATTTATGGATTGCCATATGAAGCATACGAAGAACATGCAATTAGACGTTATGGCTTCCACGGAACAAGCCATAAATTTGTAACTCAACAAGCTGCAAAGCTTTTAAACAAAAACGTTGAAGACTTAAAACTTATTACTTGCCACCTTGGAAATGGTGCTAGTATTGCAGCAATAGATGGTGGACAAGTAGTAGATACTTCAATGGGTTTAACGCCATTAGAAGGATTAGTTATGGGAACCCGCTGTGGTGACATTGATCCTGCTATTGTACCGTTTTTGATGAAGAAACTAGACTTAGATGCTGATGGACTTAACAATTATATGAATAAAAAATCTGGCGTTATGGGAATTTCAGGAGTTAGTAGTGATTTTAGAGATCTTGAGGAAGCTAGCGAAAAAGGAAATAAGCGCGCCGCTTTAGCTTTAGACATTTTCTCCCATAGAGTGCAAAAATACATTGGTAGCTATGCAGCTGTATTAAATGGAGTGGACGCTATTGTATTTACCGCGGGGTTAGGTGAAAACTCACCAGAGACTAGAGAGCAAGTGCTTAGTAGTTTCACCTACTTAGGTGTAGAAGTTGATAAAGAGAAAAATAATGTAAGAGGAAAAGCTACTGACTTCTCCGCAGAAGGAAGTAAAGTTAAGACATTGTTAATCCCTACCAACGAAGAATTAATGATAGCAAGAGACACTAAGAACTTAGTTGGTTAG
- a CDS encoding nucleotidyltransferase, which translates to MNTVGIVVEYNPFHNGHYYHIAESKKKAEAEFVVGIISGNYVQRGEPAIINKWARTKIALMHGVDMVIELPTIYSTQSAEGFARGAISTLAYSGIVDKVVFGSEAGEVFPLEKVADRLLNIENSPKSITSKLKEGKSYSQSLQQMVGDTAYLTGSNNILGIEYIKQNIKLGSPIQMQTIKRTSSNYNEENPSDDYFASATSLRPMIKNSSPKLKQYMPPKALSILKYALNEQQFIDLNSFTGHLFPLLLRDGQSILPSVQGYEQGLENRLLSILQDECPINLEGLVSKARSKRYSKSRIKRLLLHFMLGINSEAVKEANKRPTYIRILGCTEKGLTLLGHLKKRSELPFSLNYNNLLESLPTESIGYNNLVKENIFSNIYINKSFYQKKYNLDYRKKPIIIKGQS; encoded by the coding sequence TTGAATACAGTCGGAATAGTCGTCGAATATAACCCATTCCATAACGGACATTATTATCATATAGCTGAATCAAAAAAGAAAGCTGAGGCTGAATTTGTAGTGGGCATCATAAGCGGAAACTATGTCCAGCGTGGAGAGCCGGCAATCATTAACAAGTGGGCACGAACAAAAATTGCCTTAATGCACGGTGTGGATATGGTAATTGAGTTACCTACTATATACTCCACACAAAGTGCTGAAGGCTTTGCAAGGGGAGCAATTAGTACTTTGGCTTATAGTGGCATAGTGGATAAAGTGGTGTTTGGATCAGAGGCAGGAGAGGTTTTTCCTCTTGAGAAGGTTGCGGATAGGCTTTTAAACATTGAAAACTCACCCAAATCAATCACTAGCAAATTAAAAGAAGGTAAGAGTTATTCCCAATCTTTACAACAAATGGTAGGCGATACAGCTTATTTAACAGGTTCAAATAATATTTTGGGTATTGAATACATTAAACAAAATATTAAACTAGGCTCCCCTATACAAATGCAAACAATTAAACGTACTAGCTCAAACTACAATGAAGAAAATCCAAGTGATGACTATTTTGCCAGTGCAACCTCCTTACGCCCAATGATTAAAAACTCTTCCCCTAAACTTAAGCAGTATATGCCTCCTAAAGCTTTGTCTATTTTAAAGTATGCCCTAAATGAGCAACAATTTATTGATTTAAATTCCTTTACAGGTCATTTATTTCCGTTGCTTTTAAGAGATGGGCAGAGCATTCTACCTTCAGTGCAAGGATATGAACAAGGATTAGAAAACAGATTGCTTAGCATACTCCAAGATGAATGCCCTATAAATTTAGAGGGTTTAGTTTCAAAAGCTCGCTCAAAAAGATACTCTAAAAGCAGGATAAAAAGGCTCCTCTTACATTTTATGCTTGGTATCAATAGCGAAGCTGTAAAAGAAGCTAATAAAAGACCTACATACATTAGAATATTAGGGTGTACTGAAAAGGGTTTAACTCTTTTAGGCCATCTTAAAAAGAGGTCGGAGCTCCCATTTTCGCTTAATTACAATAATTTATTAGAGTCCTTACCTACTGAATCCATTGGATATAATAATTTAGTTAAAGAAAATATATTCTCTAACATCTACATCAACAAAAGTTTTTACCAGAAAAAATATAACTTGGACTACAGAAAAAAGCCTATAATTATTAAAGGTCAGAGCTAA
- a CDS encoding S16 family serine protease — translation MNFNARKLQTIAIALALLLMVFLFIGYDTGYLVVRPGDAILIGDMVEIENSYGHDSSVYLLTVSQFTASPLAYLLGVFSPRMDLMHHSVVIPPDMDMEEYYKLNRQRMQESQDNAKVVALQQAGYDVPMTSDGVEIVDILPTSTVKEVLQVGDIFKVLDGEKVMLSDQLISIVQSKNVGDEITTTIVRNEVEKELALKVGRSESDPKVPALGVFIQTLNWEPVYPIDISFDTGQIGGPSAGMMFVLEIYNQLTEEDIIGDLVVAGTGTINFDGSVGAIGGMKQKVYAAENKQADVLFCPIENYEEAIAYATEVEVVKVNHFDDIVNFLNENK, via the coding sequence TTGAACTTTAATGCAAGAAAGCTCCAAACCATTGCCATAGCATTAGCGCTATTGTTGATGGTTTTTTTATTTATCGGTTATGATACCGGATATCTGGTGGTTAGACCAGGAGATGCAATACTAATTGGAGATATGGTAGAAATTGAAAATTCGTATGGACATGATTCCAGCGTGTATCTTTTAACTGTTAGTCAATTCACAGCTTCACCATTAGCTTATCTTTTGGGGGTGTTTAGTCCTAGAATGGATTTAATGCATCACTCTGTAGTAATTCCTCCTGATATGGATATGGAAGAATACTATAAATTAAATAGACAGAGGATGCAAGAAAGTCAAGATAATGCTAAAGTTGTCGCTTTACAGCAAGCAGGTTATGATGTTCCAATGACTTCAGATGGTGTTGAAATTGTGGACATTCTTCCTACCAGCACTGTTAAAGAAGTACTACAAGTAGGAGATATTTTTAAAGTTTTAGATGGTGAAAAGGTTATGCTATCAGACCAACTTATATCCATTGTACAAAGCAAAAATGTAGGCGATGAAATCACTACAACCATTGTTAGAAATGAAGTTGAGAAAGAGCTAGCACTAAAGGTCGGCCGGAGCGAATCTGATCCAAAAGTTCCTGCGTTGGGAGTGTTTATTCAGACTTTAAATTGGGAGCCGGTTTATCCTATAGACATCTCTTTTGATACAGGTCAAATAGGTGGACCTTCTGCGGGAATGATGTTTGTGCTTGAAATATACAACCAATTGACTGAAGAAGATATAATAGGAGACTTAGTTGTGGCTGGGACGGGGACAATTAACTTTGACGGAAGTGTTGGCGCCATTGGGGGGATGAAACAAAAGGTGTATGCTGCGGAAAACAAACAAGCAGATGTATTGTTTTGTCCTATAGAAAACTACGAAGAGGCGATAGCTTATGCCACAGAAGTCGAAGTAGTAAAAGTTAACCATTTTGACGATATCGTAAATTTTTTAAACGAAAATAAATAG
- a CDS encoding patatin-like phospholipase family protein: protein MKNDSRPKIGLALGAGSARGLAHIGVLQELEKLNIPIDYIAGTSMGALVGSLYSVGIDPEMISKLALNLSSGSWTDWSIPKKGLIAGDKIEQMLKILTKGKSFDQTNIPFKVVATDITNGDCVVIDEGPIYKGVRASISIPGIFKPVEYLNRVLVDGAVVERVPISIVKKMGADIVIAVDVTSFKKDAQVNNIFSVLMQTFGIMEDQLLRYKIIDYDVIIKPNVAEIDSMQFDKVEEGVVAGKKAVQEKADEILKLLDGGGKA, encoded by the coding sequence ATGAAAAATGATAGTAGGCCAAAGATAGGATTAGCGTTAGGGGCAGGGTCAGCGCGAGGTTTAGCTCATATAGGTGTATTGCAAGAATTAGAAAAATTAAATATACCAATCGATTATATAGCGGGCACAAGTATGGGTGCTTTAGTAGGGAGCCTATATAGCGTAGGGATTGATCCGGAAATGATTTCAAAACTAGCCCTAAATCTAAGTTCTGGATCGTGGACCGACTGGTCTATCCCTAAAAAAGGCTTAATAGCTGGGGATAAAATTGAGCAAATGCTTAAAATTTTAACTAAAGGGAAGTCTTTTGATCAAACTAATATTCCATTTAAGGTTGTAGCAACGGACATAACTAATGGGGATTGTGTTGTTATTGATGAAGGACCTATTTATAAAGGGGTGCGAGCGAGCATAAGCATACCTGGGATATTTAAGCCAGTAGAATATCTTAACAGAGTATTAGTTGATGGTGCTGTTGTGGAGAGGGTACCTATATCCATCGTCAAAAAGATGGGAGCTGATATAGTTATAGCGGTAGATGTTACCAGCTTTAAAAAGGATGCTCAGGTAAACAATATTTTTAGTGTGTTAATGCAAACATTCGGGATTATGGAGGACCAACTTTTAAGGTATAAAATAATAGACTATGATGTCATAATAAAACCTAATGTTGCAGAAATTGATTCTATGCAGTTTGATAAAGTAGAAGAAGGCGTGGTTGCTGGAAAAAAAGCAGTTCAAGAAAAGGCAGATGAAATACTTAAGCTATTAGATGGAGGTGGTAAAGCTTGA
- the ylbJ gene encoding sporulation integral membrane protein YlbJ, whose product MYRKNIMVYGIALFTTFMAISMVLFPENAFESALEGLNLWWNVVFPALLPFFMVAQLLIGLGAVHFMGVLLEPFMRPVFNVPGSGGFVMAVGLASGFPLGSVLTADVRKKNLINKTEGERLVSFTNTADPLFMFGAVAVGMLGRVEMGILIAVAHYLSSISVGIIMRFYKMNAPKTVQQDKIKRNILIKALLALKKGRDEDGRSFGKLLGDSAKKSVNTLLVIGAFIVMFSVMIEILLNVGVIDLIANALLKFLGPLGVNFELLVAYISGIFEVTLGCQKAAEAAMVSPTAQMVAISFIIAFSGLSVTAQVASMIGDTDISIKPFIIARIIHGFLAGLYTYLLVKFGMFKLVPQAIPAFFAQTPSFSIDFLIIRFVIFSIPILLMLLVILAFLIYKTTKLVAFRVK is encoded by the coding sequence ATGTACAGAAAAAATATCATGGTATATGGTATAGCTCTATTTACTACTTTTATGGCTATTTCTATGGTTTTGTTCCCAGAAAATGCTTTCGAAAGTGCCTTAGAAGGTTTAAATCTTTGGTGGAATGTAGTATTCCCAGCTTTGCTCCCTTTTTTCATGGTTGCACAATTATTGATCGGATTAGGAGCTGTTCATTTCATGGGCGTACTGTTGGAGCCTTTTATGCGACCGGTATTCAACGTTCCAGGATCCGGTGGTTTTGTAATGGCAGTGGGTTTGGCCTCAGGGTTCCCACTAGGTTCAGTTCTTACAGCAGATGTACGCAAAAAAAACTTAATTAATAAAACAGAAGGAGAAAGACTCGTTTCCTTCACTAACACAGCAGACCCACTATTTATGTTTGGTGCTGTAGCAGTTGGGATGCTAGGAAGGGTTGAGATGGGGATTTTAATTGCCGTTGCCCATTACCTTTCTTCAATCTCTGTAGGAATTATTATGCGTTTTTATAAGATGAATGCACCAAAGACAGTCCAGCAAGATAAAATCAAACGAAACATTCTAATTAAAGCATTACTTGCTTTAAAAAAAGGCCGGGATGAAGATGGTAGGTCATTTGGAAAACTCTTAGGTGATTCAGCAAAAAAGTCCGTCAATACGCTTTTAGTGATTGGTGCCTTTATAGTAATGTTTTCTGTAATGATAGAAATTTTGTTAAATGTAGGTGTTATTGATTTGATTGCAAATGCCTTACTTAAGTTTTTAGGTCCCTTAGGAGTTAACTTTGAGCTTTTAGTCGCTTACATAAGTGGTATTTTTGAGGTTACCTTAGGATGCCAAAAGGCAGCAGAAGCAGCTATGGTATCACCCACTGCTCAAATGGTTGCAATTAGTTTTATAATTGCATTTAGCGGACTTTCAGTAACAGCTCAAGTTGCCAGTATGATCGGAGATACAGATATTAGCATCAAACCTTTTATAATAGCAAGAATAATACATGGATTTTTAGCGGGGCTTTATACATACCTATTAGTCAAGTTTGGAATGTTTAAACTTGTTCCACAGGCAATTCCAGCCTTTTTTGCCCAAACGCCAAGCTTTTCTATAGATTTTTTGATTATTAGGTTCGTAATTTTTAGCATTCCAATTCTACTAATGTTGTTAGTGATACTGGCTTTTTTAATATACAAGACCACTAAACTTGTAGCGTTTAGAGTTAAGTAG
- the coaD gene encoding pantetheine-phosphate adenylyltransferase — translation MTKAVYPGSFDPVTNGHLDIIERATKTFDSVIVAVAHNSNKRPLFSKEERVNMLIKATKDFDNVIVDTFDGLLVNYCAKYRANVIVKGLRAVSDFEYELQMASINKKLEKNVETLFMMTNNQYSFLSSSLVKEIAKWDGCVKELVPGHVEWSLKEKFGHLDS, via the coding sequence ATGACTAAGGCTGTTTATCCAGGAAGCTTTGACCCTGTTACTAATGGGCATTTAGATATAATTGAAAGAGCGACAAAAACTTTTGACAGTGTAATCGTAGCTGTAGCACATAACTCAAATAAAAGGCCGTTATTTAGTAAAGAAGAGCGAGTTAATATGTTAATAAAAGCAACTAAAGATTTTGATAATGTAATTGTAGATACATTTGATGGGCTATTAGTTAATTACTGCGCAAAATACCGTGCTAACGTAATTGTAAAAGGCTTAAGGGCAGTTTCTGATTTTGAATACGAGCTTCAAATGGCCTCAATAAACAAAAAGCTAGAAAAAAATGTTGAAACTTTGTTTATGATGACTAACAATCAATATTCCTTTTTAAGCTCTAGCTTGGTAAAGGAAATTGCCAAATGGGATGGTTGTGTAAAAGAGCTGGTTCCGGGGCATGTTGAATGGAGCTTAAAAGAAAAGTTTGGGCACTTAGATAGTTAG
- the rsmD gene encoding 16S rRNA (guanine(966)-N(2))-methyltransferase RsmD: protein MVKSKGEVKKMRVIAGDKKGFPIKNIKGTNTRPTSGKVKGAIFNMIAPLMSSEVKALDCFAGSGGLGIEFLSRGGSFCKFVELNYLSYKCLKENLDKLGFESKKFNLIKGDVYKVIKNEEKYDCIFIDPPYNRGLAQKMMDDVKEKDLLNNDGIVVIEHSKNEEVCASIAYFTLFKQKLYGDTTISVYKKNGLLKRGCNND, encoded by the coding sequence GTGGTAAAATCAAAAGGCGAGGTGAAAAAAATGCGAGTAATAGCAGGGGACAAAAAAGGATTCCCAATAAAAAATATTAAAGGAACCAATACCCGCCCAACTTCTGGAAAAGTTAAAGGAGCTATTTTCAACATGATTGCCCCTCTAATGTCAAGTGAAGTTAAAGCACTTGATTGTTTTGCTGGAAGTGGCGGCCTGGGTATAGAATTTTTAAGTCGCGGAGGATCATTTTGTAAATTTGTAGAATTAAACTATTTAAGTTATAAGTGTTTAAAAGAAAATCTTGACAAATTAGGCTTTGAGAGCAAAAAGTTTAACCTTATAAAGGGAGATGTATACAAAGTTATTAAAAATGAAGAAAAGTACGATTGTATTTTTATAGATCCTCCCTATAATAGAGGGTTAGCTCAGAAGATGATGGATGATGTTAAGGAGAAAGACCTTCTTAATAATGATGGTATTGTGGTAATAGAGCATAGCAAAAATGAAGAAGTTTGTGCCTCAATAGCTTACTTTACTTTATTTAAGCAAAAGCTATATGGTGATACAACAATTTCTGTTTATAAAAAAAATGGTTTATTAAAAAGGGGATGTAATAATGACTAA
- a CDS encoding alpha/beta-type small acid-soluble spore protein, whose amino-acid sequence MRTERQQGFESQKVLVPQAEQALENLKNEVATELGLNQKIQTQGYANMSPYEVGQIGGQMVKRLIEMAESNMSNGTTPKPATMQESPSTQQITQQTQQTQQNQMS is encoded by the coding sequence ATGAGAACAGAAAGACAGCAAGGATTTGAAAGTCAAAAAGTTCTTGTTCCACAAGCTGAGCAAGCTTTGGAAAATCTCAAGAACGAAGTAGCTACAGAACTGGGTTTAAATCAAAAAATTCAAACTCAAGGATACGCTAACATGTCTCCTTATGAAGTTGGCCAAATAGGTGGTCAAATGGTTAAGAGACTAATCGAGATGGCTGAAAGCAATATGTCTAATGGAACAACTCCAAAGCCAGCTACGATGCAAGAATCTCCTTCAACTCAACAAATTACTCAACAAACCCAGCAAACTCAACAAAACCAAATGAGTTAA
- a CDS encoding alpha/beta-type small acid-soluble spore protein, with translation MARNSRRRRRSVVPGAEQMLDQYKYEVASELGLNQKIQSGGWNSMTTREVGQIGGQMVKRMIQDAEQQLNGGNGNR, from the coding sequence ATGGCTCGTAATTCTAGACGTAGAAGACGCTCTGTAGTTCCAGGTGCAGAACAAATGCTAGATCAATATAAGTATGAAGTAGCCTCTGAACTTGGGTTAAATCAGAAAATCCAAAGTGGTGGATGGAATAGCATGACAACTAGAGAAGTAGGTCAAATAGGTGGCCAAATGGTTAAAAGAATGATTCAAGATGCTGAACAACAGTTAAATGGTGGTAATGGAAACCGATAA